Proteins from a genomic interval of Aegilops tauschii subsp. strangulata cultivar AL8/78 unplaced genomic scaffold, Aet v6.0 ptg001048l_obj, whole genome shotgun sequence:
- the LOC120972184 gene encoding uncharacterized protein, translating to MMIGDGGKQHTISDGHVLPQRASEKVVVASTSPSAVNIKEEFEADIMQNINRSSNSPISVHRVMFGPEGWTDLPHGLLHSIIVLFGSTRDLLAFIATCPSWYAAFMSIKSTLGELFPPVIFRNCADQTSSAGSNIGNTWELIDPVYPSTPLCRLTPPSILDKMAVVKCSYGHAIFCYDRSLVIMDVLIGTTVAAPPFPLSQLCHITFISPEASPDSYLFVSSPHCLYAWRVGSPSWLHCDFLNAHLIKEMVSFKGRVIMRMRQKLYTVHLAPQFHVEVLRVDCRDYMDLYVVSGNLVACEDTLLLLGRNGEAFSIDFSTEPAKYVSVEEGGLKKWAFFFGKKRTGQPRLLVNPERMGLRGGLVYQLDENARVFSYPVDGNQNEELEPEPCFATINAYLARSPTSFATWV from the exons ATGATGATTGGCGATGGAGGAAAGCAGCATACTATCTCCGATGGCCACGTCTTACCACAACGGGCATCGGAGAAGGTAGTTGTTGCCTCCACTTCGCCCTCCGCTGTCAACATCAAAGAAG AATTTGAAGCTGATATCATGCAAAACATCAACCGGAGCTCCAACAGCCCCATCTCCGTGCACCGTGTCATGTTTGGACCCGAAGGCTGGACAGACCTACCACATGGATTATTGCACTCCATCATTGTCCTGTTTGGTTCAACTCGTGACCTTCTTGCATTCATCGCCACCTGCCCTAGCTGGTATGCCGCATTCATGTCAATCAAATCTACCTTAGGCGAGCTCTTCCCACCTGTTATTTTCCGGAACTGTGCCGACCAGACAAGCTCAGCTGGCTCTAACATTGGAAACACATGGGAGCTCATTGATCCTGTATATCCAAGTACTCCGTTGTGTCGCTTGACCCCTCCAAGTATTTTGGACAAAATGGCAGTCGTCAAATGTTCTTATGGTCATGCAATTTTCTGCTACGACAGATCCCTTGTCATTATGGACGTGCTCATTGGCACTACGGTTGCAGCTCCACCTTTCCCACTGAGTCAACTATGCCACATAACCTTCATATCTCCAGAGGCATCACCAGATTCATATCTATTTGTCAGCAGCCCGCACTGCCTGTACGCTTGGCGAGTTGGGAGCCCCTCTTGGTTGCACTGTGATTTTCTAAATGCACATTTGATCAAGGAGATGGTGTCCTTCAAAGGCCGGGTCATTATGAGGATGCGTCAAAAACTATACACCGTGCATTTGGCACCTCAGTTTCATGTTGAGGTACTAAGAGTTGATTGCAGAGATTATATGGACCTGTACGTGGTTTCTGGAAATTTAGTGGCTtgtgaagacacacttctcctaCTTGGTCGTAACGGGGAAGCCTTCTCCATTGACTTCTCAACTGAACCTGCAAAGTATGTGAGCGTGGAAGAGGGAGGCTTGAAGAAGTGGGCGTTCTTCTTTGGCAAGAAACGTACTGGACAGCCACGACTCTTAGTGAACCCAGAGAGAATGGGTTTAAGGGGTGGCCTTGTCTATCAGCTGGATGAAAACGCTCGAGTATTTTCATACCCAGTAGATGGCAACCAAAATGAGGAGTTGGAGCCAGAACCTTGTTTTGCGACGATCAATGCTTATCTTGCTCGCAGTCCAACATCCTTTGCAACTTGGGTATGA